A genomic region of Raphanus sativus cultivar WK10039 chromosome 6, ASM80110v3, whole genome shotgun sequence contains the following coding sequences:
- the LOC108808728 gene encoding myosin-10-like codes for MTKLAYLHEPGVLLNLKSRYNANEIYTYTGNILIAVNPFKRLPHLYGNEIMEQYKGSDFGDLSPHPFAVADSAYRKMINEGVSQAILVSGESGAGKTESTKMLMQYLAYMGGKAESEGRSVEQQVLESNPVLEAFGNAKTVRNNNSSRFGKFVEIQFNHMGRISGAAIRTYLLERSRVCQVSDPERNYHCFYMLCAAPEQEIERYKLGKPSTFHYLNQSNCHALSAFDDSKEYIDTRKAMDVVGITSEEQDAIFRVVAAILHLGNIEFVKGEESDAAEPKDDKSRFHLKVAAELFMCDEKALEDSLCKRVMVTRGESITKSLDPGSAALSRDALAKIVYSKLFDWLVTTINNSIGQDPSSKYIIGVLDIYGFESFKTNSFEQFCINLTNEKLQQHFNQHVFKMEQEEYTKEEIDWSYIEFIDNKDVLELIEKKPGGIIALIDEACMFPRSTHETLAQKLYQTFNGHKRFTKPKLARTDFTICHYAGDVTYQTELFLDKNKDYVVGEHQSLMNSSECSFVSSLFPKPKEESSKSSKFSSIGSQFKQQLQSLLDTLSTTEPHYVRCVKPNNVLKPDIFENANVLHQLRCGGVMEAIRISCAGYPTRKSFSEFLTRFRILGPDVANKSFDEVDACKKLLAKVDLKGFQIGKTKVFLRAGQMAELDAHRTEALGHSARIIQRKVLSYQSRKKYIMLQSASTEIQAFCRGHVARVQFRAMRREAASLRIQKQARSYICQTAYKRLCISATYVQTGLRAMAARVELQYRMKRKAAIIIQSQIRRFLCRRRFLRMKKAAITTQCGWRVKLARRELLKLKMAAKETGALQDAKNKLEKELGELTSCLELEKQMRMKLEETQETKSEEISKLQSALHDMQLEFEELSKDLEITHDLAAENEHLKELVSSLQSKTDGSETKHEETSKLSEGQIKHEVPVIDHDVIIKLEAENEQLKALVSSLEKKIDALDRKHDETSSNITEQLKESVSSDYEIVSDLAAENERLKALVSSLEKKNNENDGNDSPNEQKEGTHMLKEESLTEDVSVDSEMTNKLTAENKELYDLVDLLEKKVKETEKKYEEASKLCEERLQQVVEAETELIQLKTSMQMLEEKVSDMEAEDKILRQQALINSASKKMSPQVSFSGPPPMENGHHVSSLAPIPSGKFGAMSFRRTLEQQPHEYVDVLLGFVSQNIGFSHGKPVAAFTIYKCLIHWKLFEAEKTSIFDRIVPLFRSAIENPEDNDNLTYWLTNTSTLLFLLQRSLKTHGTNGASANKPPQPTSFFGRMTQGFRSTSSASLSGDVVQQVDARVPALLFKQQLTAYVETIFGIFQENVKRELEPALSSCIQGLKDSSNEPSAENLPAESSEQNSPAKPSEESQQAKPSEDNPQAKSSEDITEAKPSEESPQAKRSEDSPQAKTSEENPPTTPSTENSPAKTWQGIIDLLNRLLGTLKKNYVPLFLAQKIFSQTFQGINVQVFNSLLERECCTYHMGKKVNAWFNELEEWCSQATEEFVGSSWDELKHTRQAVLLLVTEQKSTITYDYLTTNLCPALSTQQLYRICTLCKIDDQEDQNVSPEVISNLKLLITDEDEDSRSFLLDNDSSVPFAADEISNCMEEKEFANVKPAIELADNPNFQFLKG; via the exons ATGACAAAGCTTGCCTATTTGCATGAACCAGGGGTTCTTCTTAATCTCAAGTCCCGCTACAATGCAAATGAAATTTAT ACATACACAGGGAATATACTCATAGCTGTGAATCCCTTTAAAAGATTACCCCACCTATACGGAAATGAGATCATGGAACAGTATAAAGGCTCAGATTTTGGTGACTTAAGCCCACATCCTTTTGCTGTTGCTGATTCTGCCTATAG aaagaTGATCAACGAGGGAGTGAGCCAGGCGATCTTGGTGAGTGGAGAAAGCGGTGCTGGGAAGACTGAGAGCACAAAGATGCTCATGCAGTATCTTGCATACATGGGTGGTAAAGCTGAGAGTGAAGGAAGATCTGTAGAGCAGCAAGTTTTGGAG TCAAATCCTGTTTTAGAAGCTTTTGGTAATGCAAAAACCGTCAGAAATAATAATTCAAG TCGTTTTGGTAAATTTGTGGAGATTCAGTTCAATCATATGGGAAGAATCTCAGGAGCTGCTATTAGGACGTATTTGCTTGAGAGGTCACGAGTTTGTCAAGTTTCTGACCCTGAAAGAAACTATCATTGCTTTTACATGCTCTGCGCTGCACCAGAACAG GAAATTGAGCGGTATAAACTAGGGAAACCAAGCACATTCCACTACCTAAATCAATCGAATTGCCATGCATTGAGTGCATTTGATGATTCCAAGGAATACATAGATACGAGGAAAGCTATGGACGTTGTCGGGATCACTTCTGAAGAACAG GATGCAATCTTCCGGGTAGTTGCTGCTATTCTTCATCTGGGAAACATTGAGTTCGTAAAAGGAGAAGAATCAGATGCTGCAGAGCCCAAGGACGATAAATCCCGGTTCCATCTGAAAGTAGCTGCAGAACTTTTCAT GTGTGATGAGAAAGCTTTAGAGGACTCCTTGTGCAAAAGGGTAATGGTGACTCGTGGTGAAAGCATTACAAAGTCGCTTGATCCTGGTAGTGCAGCTCTAAGCAGAGATGCTCTTGCCAAGATCGTCTATTCTAAATTGTTTGATTG GCTTGTGACTACGATCAATAATTCTATTGGCCAAGACCCAAGTTCAAAATACATTATTGGAGTCCTTGATATATATGGATTCGAGAGTTTTAAGACAAACAG TTTTGAACAGTTTTGTATAAACCTGACAAACGAGAAGCTGCAACAACACTTCAACCAG CATGTATTCAAAATGGAGCAAGAAGAGTATACTAAAGAAGAGATTGACTGGAGTTACATAGAGTTCATTGATAATAAGGATGTCCTTGAACTTATAGAAAAG AAACCTGGCGGCATTATTGCCCTTATCGATGAAGCTTG TATGTTTCCAAGATCGACACATGAAACACTTGCGCAAAAGCTATACCAGACATTTAACGGCCACAAGCGTTTTACAAAACCGAAACTGGCTCGTACAGACTTTACCATCTGCCATTATGCTGGTGAT GTAACTTATCAGACTGAACTGTTTTTGGACAAGAACAAAGATTACGTTGTTGGAGAACATCAATCTCTCATGAACTCTTCAGAATGTTCCTTTGTCTCGTCTTTGTTTCCAAAACCGAAAGAGGAATCCTCCAAATCATCTAAGTTCTCATCAATAGGCTCTCAGTTCAAG CAACAACTACAATCTTTGCTCGATACATTGAGCACAACAGAGCCGCACTACGTACGCTGTGTTAAACCAAATAACGTTCTCAAGCCAGATATTTTTGAGAACGCTAACGTTCTGCATCAACTTAGGTGTGGG GGAGTCATGGAAGCCATTAGAATTAGTTGTGCTGGATATCCTACTAGAAAGTCTTTCAGTGAGTTTTTAACTAGGTTCCGCATTTTAGGACCAGATGTTGCAAACAAAAG CTTTGACGAAGTTGATGCTTGCAAAAAGCTACTAGCAAAAGTGGACTTAAAAGGTTTTCAG ATAGGGAAGACAAAGGTGTTTCTTAGGGCAGGTCAGATGGCAGAGCTGGATGCTCACCGAACTGAAGCTCTTGGCCACTCAGCAAGGATCATACAGAGGAAAGTCCTTAGTTATCAGTCGCGTAAAAAGTATATAATGTTGCAGTCCGCTTCAACTGAAATCCAAGCCTTTTGTAGAG GACATGTTGCACGCGTTCAGTTTAGGGCCATGAGAAGAGAAGCTGCTTCTCTGAGAATTCAGAAGCAGGCCAGGAGTTATATATGCCAGACAGCCTATAAAAGGCTGTGTATATCAGCTACTTATGTTCAGACTGGGTTGCGTGCAATGGCTGCTCGAGTTGAACTTCAATACAGGATGAAGAGAAAAGCGGCAATCATTATTCAA AGTCAGATCAGAAGATTTTTGTGTCGGAGGCGGTTTTTGAGAATGAAGAAAGCAGCTATCACCACTCAATGTGGCTGGAGAGTGAAACTTGCACGCCGAGAATTGCTGAAGCTTAAAATG GCTGCTAAGGAAACAGGAGCCCTCCAAGACGCGAAGAATAAGTTAGAAAAGGAGTTGGGAGAACTCACTTCATGCTTAGAGCTTGAGAAACAGATGAGG ATGAAGCTTGAGGAAACTCAAGAAACCAAAAGTGAGGAGATCTCGAAGTTGCAGTCTGCTTTACATGACATGCAATTAGAATTTGAAGAACTTTCCAAGGATCTGGAGATAACGCATGATCTCGCTGCAGAGAATGAACATCTCAAG GAGTTGGTGAGCTCATTACAAAGTAAAACTGATGGATCCGAGACCAAACATGAAGAAACAAGTAAGCTAAGTGAAGGCCAAATAAAACATGAGGTTCCCGTCATTGACCATGATGTAATCATCAAGCTCGAAGCTGAAAATGAACAATTGAAG GCGTTGGTCAGTTCATTGGAAAAGAAAATCGATGCCTTAGACAGAAAGCACGACGAAACAAGCTCAAACATCACAGAGCAGTTGAAGGAGAGTGTTTCATCTGATTATGAGATTGTGAGTGATCTTGCAGCTGAGAATGAACGTCTGAAG GCACTAGTAAGTTCGTTAGAGAAGAAAAATAACGAAAATGATGGAAATGATTCACCAAACGAGCAAAAGGAGGGGACACATATGCTGAAAGAAGAGAGCTTAACAGAGGATGTTTCAGTTGATAGTGAAATGACCAACAAGCTTACTGCTGAAAACAAAGAGTTGTAT gATCTGGTAGATTTGTTGgaaaagaaagtaaaagaaacagagaagaagtATGAGGAAGCAAGTAAACTTTGTGAAGAGAGGCTTCAGCAGGTTGTAGAGGCAGAGACAGAACTAATCCAGTTAAAAACATCTATGCAAAT GCTTGAGGAAAAGGTCTCTGACATGGAAGCAGAAGACAAAATTCTACGGCAGCAAGCACTGATTAACTCAGCTTCCAAGAAAATGTCACCCCAGGTGTCATTTTCAGGACCTCCG CCAATGGAGAACGGACATCAT GTATCATCATTGGCTCCTATACCATCAGGAAAGTTTGGGGCAATGTCTTTTAGACGAACCCTCGAACAACAACCACAT GAATACGTTGACGTCCTTCTCGGTTTTGTTTCTCAAAATATCGGTTTCAGCCATGGAAAGCCTGTTGCGGcgtttacaatatataaatgTCTCATACACTGGAAACTATTTGAAGCAGAGAAAACCAGTATCTTCGATCGTATTGTTCCTCTTTTTCGTTCTGCTATAGAG AATCCGGAAGATAATGATAATTTGACATATTGGCTAACAAACACATCTACGCTACTGTTCTTGCTTCAAAGAAGCTTGAAAACTCATGGCACAAATGGTGCAAGTGCGAATAAACCTCCTCAGCCAACTTCATTTTTTGGGAGAATGACACAG GGTTTCCGTTCTACCTCTTCGGCAAGCCTTTCAGGTGATGTAGTGCAACAAGTAGATGCTCGAGTTCCTGCTTTGCTTTTCAAGCAGCAGCTCACAGCCTATGTTGAAAcgatatttggaatatttcaaGAGAATGTGAAGAGAGAACTAGAGCCTGCGCTTTCGTCATGCATTCAG GGACTGAAAGATTCGTCAAATGAGCCCTCTGCAGAGAACTTACCAGCTGAGTCATCTGAACAGAACTCACCAGCAAAGCCATCTGAAGAGAGTCAACAGGCAAAGCCATCTGAAGATAATCCACAGGCAAAGTCATCTGAAGATATAACAGAGGCAAAGCCATCTGAAGAGAGTCCACAGGCAAAAAGATCTGAAGACAGTCCACAGGCAAAGACATCTGAAGAGAATCCACCCACAACGCCATCCACAGAGAATTCACCAGCGAAAACTTGGCAAGGCATCATAGATCTTTTGAATCGGCTTCTCGGCACATTGAAGAAAAACTAT GTTCCTCTGTTTCTTGCTCAGAAGATATTCAGCCAAACATTCCAAGGCATCAACGTTCAAGTCTTTAACAG CCTTCTGGAACGAGAATGCTGTACATACCACATGGGCAAAAAGGTGAATGCTTGGTTTAATGAACTAGAGGAATGGTGTAGCCAGGCAACTGAAGAG TTTGTAGGGTCTTCATGGGATGAACTTAAACACACAAGACAAGCTGTGTTGCTCTTG GTTACAGAACAAAAGTCCACAATTACATATGATTATCTTACCACTAACCTCTGCCCG GCTCTTAGTACTCAGCAATTGTATAGAATATGTACCCTCTGCAAAATTGATGACCAGGAGGATCAGAATGTATCTCCAGAG GTGATTTCTAACTTGAAACTTCTAATAACAGATGAAGACGAAGACAGCCGTTCTTTCTTATTAGACAATGATTCcag TGTCCCCTTTGCGGCCGATGAAATCTCAAACTGTATGGAAGAAAAAGAATTTGCAAATGTAAAGCCAGCGATTGAACTCGCTGATAACCCTAACTTCCAGTTTCTAAAGGGCTGA
- the LOC108807190 gene encoding uncharacterized protein LOC108807190: MALPLRQHCLITPTKSYLSPQNTLPRTLSSRRSNFLKFSDRRHIRSSPPTQLTKPISPNVSLHSLLVRCSHHDETQSTHDEKIQTLQDSEITNEQPKKGKSFWAAVSLIIGTAVGPGMLGLPAATIRSGSIPSTVALLCSWVYVISSILLVAELSFAAMEEDNASEVSFTSLATKSFGNKFGIFVAFVYASLSFALMVACVSGIGSVVSQWFPTMNPLLANAIFPLVSGTLIGFFPFDAIDVTNRCLCFLMLFSITSLVAIGLSVARSNVLASFGQSCWKVSAVLPAVPVMVLTLGFHVITPFICNLAGDSVTDARRAVLVGGVVPFVMVLSWNLIVLGLARIKVSSSAIDPISLLLSVNPSALSAVRGFAFSALATSLIGYAVSFPKQLLDTWELVSKSKQSSGDGRIGTVTDGGVSYSEPVGRGRDGFEAVVMLFVLGVPALIATYFPSTFSRALDFAGVYANCFLFGVLPPAMAYIQQSRKKLRLWVLPGGNFTLLVLFVIAVILGIWH; the protein is encoded by the exons ATGGCTCTTCCTCTCCGTCAGCATTGCCTAATAACCCCCACAAAATCTTATCTTTCTCCCCAAAATACCCTTCCTCGTACACTCTCTTCTCGCCGGAGTAATTTTCTCAAGTTCTCCGACCGTCGTCATATCCGTAGCTCGCCTCCAACGCAGCTCACCAAACCCATCTCTCCGAATGTCTCTCTCCACTCACTACTCGTCAGATGCAGTCACCACGACGAAACTCAGTCAACTCACGACGAAAAGATCCAAACTTTACAGGACTCGGAGATCACCAACGAACAACCCAAGAAGGGGAAAAGCTTCTGGGCCGCCGTTAGTCTGATCATCGGAACCGCCGTGGGTCCCGGAATGCTCGGCCTCCCCGCCGCAACCATCAGATCCGGCTCCATCCCATCGACCGTAGCTCTCCTCTGTTCTTGGGTCTACGTCATCTCCTCTATCCTCCTCGTCGCTGAGCTCAGCTTCGCAGCTATGGAAGAAGACAACGCGTCGGAGGTCAGCTTTACATCCCTTGCAACTAAATCATTTGGGAACAAATTTGGAATCTTTGTGGCTTTTGTCTACGCTTCGCTGAGTTTCGCTTTGATGGTTGCTTGCGTCTCTGGCATCGGCTCTGTTGTCTCTCAATGGTTCCCCACCATGAATCCTCTGTTAGCCAATGCTATCTTCCCTCTGGTGTCTGGAACTTTGATCGGTTTCTTCCCTTTTGATGCTATTGATGTCACCAACAGGTGTCTCTGCTTCCTCATGCTCTTCTCCATAACTTCGCTTGTTGCGATTGGTCTGTCCGTGGCGAGGTCCAACGTGTTGGCCTCGTTTGGTCAGTCTTGCTGGAAGGTCTCCGCGGTTTTACCCGCGGTTCCTGTTATGGTGCTGACGCTGGGGTTTCATGTCATCACTCCTTTCATATGCAACCTCGCGGGGGATTCGGTTACGGATGCTCGGAGAGCGGTTCTCGTTGGCGGTGTTGTGCCGTTTGTTATGGTGTTGTCGTGGAACCTCATTGTTTTGGGGCTTGCGAGGATCAAAGTCTCTTCTTCAGCCATTGACCCGATCTCGCTTCTTCTATCTGTGAACCCTTCTGCTTTATCTGCTGTTCGAGGCTTTGCCTTCTCGGCCTTAGCCACTAGTTTGATCGGATACGCTGTTAGCTTCCCTAAACAGCTTCTTGATACATGGGAGCTTGTGTCTAAGTCTAAGCAATCGAGTGGAGATGGAAGAATTGGTACGGTAACTGATGGGGGAGTTTCGTACAGTGAACCAGTAGGGAGAGGTCGTGATGGATTTGAAGCGGTGGTGATGCTGTTTGTGCTTGGAGTTCCAGCTCTGATTGCAACGTACTTTCCCTCGACGTTTTCGAGGGCTTTGGATTTTGCAGGTGTTTATGCAAACTGTTTCCTCTTTGGTGTACTGCCTCCTGCGATGGCTTATATTCAGCAGTCTAGAAAGAAGCTCAG GTTATGGGTTCTTCCAGGAGGCAACTTTACTTTGTTGGTCTTATTTGTAATCGCTGTTATACTGGGAATATGGCATTAG
- the LOC108811098 gene encoding histone-lysine N-methyltransferase family member SUVH2-like — translation SLTNRSNSLNAPGNDGRSDSDRGSSYSRPRSPGAVLPLPASHGRMTFLVPIPDLNLMPDSPPQETSSTAGITPGGSLASTLDVEADKGSNSLAIVPVPDHENHVVQTLDQDNQKLDRYVFKRTRMIYDSLRLHLTVEELRRPEPNPYRRAVNLKASRLMEESELCLHKGQHLVGSVPGVEIGDLFFYRKELCMFGLHRPLQSGIDYTSAHRSSFGVPIATSIVVSGGYEDDEDKGDELVYSGQGGRDNSGQQRQHQKLERGNLAMVQSMHHGVAVRVIRGFEYDNGVRSKVFVYDGLYRIVEYSLVRGKSGFDIFKFTLVRIQGQAELGSARLKRAQTLISTPLYALPAGYISFDLYGNNQGVPVCLYNDIDFDRSPLNYEYIAQSAISSVITGKGETDGGCECKYSCSDDCICVRKNGGELPYSPYGKLLRGKPVIFECGITCKCAYGCANRVAQRGLRKKMEVFRTRELGWGVRSLDLIHAGEFICEYAGVMVTKEQAEIMSMNGDMLVYPGRFAGTWKLWGNLSDVYPGNVPPSYPTLPPIDYAMDVSTMRSVAAFIRHSKEPNVMVQFVFHDHNNLKFPRVMLFALDNISPLTELSLDYVLADEVDERLAICN, via the coding sequence TCTCTGACTAACAGGAGCAACTCCTTAAACGCACCTGGAAATGATGGAAGGTCTGATTCTGATCGTGGCTCAAGTTATTCCCGGCCACGAAGTCCAGGTGCTGTTCTGCCTCTCCCCGCTTCGCATGGGAGAATGACTTTTCTAGTCCCGATCCCAGACCTTAACCTCATGCCGGATTCCCCACCCCAGGAAACCTCCTCAACCGCCGGAATCACCCCCGGAGGGTCATTGGCTTCGACACTAGACGTTGAAGCGGACAAGGGTTCGAACTCCCTCGCGATCGTCCCCGTACCGGATCACGAAAACCACGTGGTTCAAACGCTCGACCAGGACAACCAGAAACTTGACCGGTATGTCTTCAAACGGACTCGAATGATCTACGACTCTCTCCGGCTTCATCTCACTGTGGAGGAGTTGAGGCGTCCCGAACCTAACCCCTACCGGAGGGCCGTCAATCTCAAAGCTTCGAGACTGATGGAAGAAAGTGAGCTGTGTCTGCACAAGGGTCAACACTTGGTAGGTTCAGTCCCCGGAGTTGAGATCGGCGACCTTTTCTTTTACCGTAAGGAACTGTGCATGTTCGGTTTACACCGCCCGTTACAATCCGGGATTGACTATACATCAGCTCACCGAAGCTCCTTTGGCGTGCCTATAGCAACCAGCATCGTCGTATCAGGTGGTTACGAGGATGACGAAGACAAAGGAGACGAACTGGTTTATTCAGGCCAGGGTGGTCGGGACAATTCCGGGCAGCAACGTCAGCACCAGAAGCTAGAACGCGGGAATCTAGCTATGGTACAAAGCATGCACCACGGTGTCGCGGTACGAGTCATTCGCGGGTTTGAGTACGACAACGGAGTCAGATCGAAGGTGTTCGTGTACGACGGCCTGTACAGGATCGTGGAGTACAGCCTTGTTAGAGGGAAGTCAGGGTTTGATATCTTCAAGTTCACACTTGTTAGAATCCAAGGACAAGCTGAGCTGGGCAGTGCAAGACTGAAGCGTGCACAAACACTTATAAGCACACCATTATATGCGTTGCCTGCTGGGTATATAAGCTTTGACCTTTATGGTAATAACCAGGGTGTCCCGGTGTGTCTGTATAACGACATTGATTTTGACCGCTCACCGCTGAACTATGAGTATATTGCGCAATCTGCCATCAGTAGTGTAATAACTGGTAAGGGAGAGACCGACGGTGGCTGCGAGTGTAAATACTCATGCAGTGATGATTGTATATGCGTAAGGAAGAATGGTGGTGAGCTTCCTTACAGCCCTTACGGAAAGTTATTAAGAGGGAAACCAGTTATTTTCGAATGCGGGATTACGTGCAAGTGCGCTTATGGCTGCGCGAACCGTGTCGCGCAGAGGGGGTTGAGGAAAAAGATGGAAGTTTTCCGAACCAGGGAACTTGGTTGGGGTGTGAGGTCGCTTGATTTGATTCACGCGGGCGAGTTTATCTGTGAGTATGCTGGTGTCATGGTCACAAAAGAGCAAGCGGAGATTATGTCGATGAACGGGGATATGCTGGTCTATCCGGGACGGTTTGCTGGAACCTGGAAGCTGTGGGGTAATTTATCTGATGTTTACCCGGGTAATGTCCCGCCGAGTTATCCTACTCTCCCACCAATTGATTATGCAATGGATGTGTCGACGATGAGAAGCGTGGCTGCTTTCATTCGTCACAGCAAAGAACCAAATGTGATGGTTCAGTTTGTGTTCCATGACCATAACAACTTGAAGTTTCCTCGCGTCATGCTTTTTGCACTTGATAACATCTCTCCGTTAACTGAGTTGAGCCTGGACTATGTGTTGGCCGATGAAGTGGACGAGAGACTCGCCATCTGTAACTGA
- the LOC108806315 gene encoding auxin-responsive protein IAA13 isoform X1 — MITELEMGKAESELELGLGLSLGGGTAAKIGKPGGGGAWGERGRLLTAKDFPSVGSKRAADSASHAGASPPRSSSQVVGWPPIGSHRMNSLAAKSAREEEEAGKKKVDDDEPKDVAKKVQVGFIKVNMDGVAIGRKVDLNAHSSYENLAQTLEDMFFRSKPGTIGLTGQFTKPLRLLDGSSEFVLTYEDKEGDWMLVGDVPWRMFTTSVKRLRVMKTSEANGLAARHQEPNERQRKQPV, encoded by the exons ATGATTACTGAGCTTGAGATGGGGAAAGCTGAAAGTGAGCTAGAACTGGGTTTAGGGCTCAGTCTTGGCGGTGGAACGGCGGCCAAGATTGGTAAACCAGGCGGCGGCGGCGCGTGGGGAGAGCGTGGGAGACTCTTGACAGCAAAAGATTTTCCTTCTGTTGGCTCTAAACGAGCTGCTGACTCTGCTTCTCACGCTGGTGCATCTCCTCCTCGCTCAAG CAGTCAAGTTGTGGGATGGCCACCTATTGGATCTCACAGGATGAACAGTTTAGCTGCAAAGTCGGCTagggaagaagaggaagctgGTAAGAAGAAAGTAGATGATGATGAGCCTAAAGACGTGGCCAAGAAAGTGCAAGTCGGGTTTATTAAGGTGAACATGGATGGAGTTGCTATAGGAAGGAAAGTGGACTTGAATGCTCATTCCTCTTACGAGAATCTGGCGCAGACACTGGAAGATATGTTCTTTCGCTCTAAACCGGGTACTATCGGGTTAACGGGCCAGTTCACCAAACCGTTGAGGCTTTTAGATGGATCTTCTGAGTTTGTACTTACTTATGAAGACAAGGAAGGAGACTGGATGCTTGTTGGTGATGTCCCATGGAG aatgtttACCACCTCGGTGAAAAGGCTTAGGGTGATGAAAACCTCTGAAGCTAATGGACTTG CTGCAAGGCATCAAGAACCGAACGAGAGACAAAGAAAGCAACCGGTTTAG
- the LOC108806315 gene encoding auxin-responsive protein IAA13 isoform X2 — MITELEMGKAESELELGLGLSLGGGTAAKIGKPGGGGAWGERGRLLTAKDFPSVGSKRAADSASHAGASPPRSSQVVGWPPIGSHRMNSLAAKSAREEEEAGKKKVDDDEPKDVAKKVQVGFIKVNMDGVAIGRKVDLNAHSSYENLAQTLEDMFFRSKPGTIGLTGQFTKPLRLLDGSSEFVLTYEDKEGDWMLVGDVPWRMFTTSVKRLRVMKTSEANGLAARHQEPNERQRKQPV; from the exons ATGATTACTGAGCTTGAGATGGGGAAAGCTGAAAGTGAGCTAGAACTGGGTTTAGGGCTCAGTCTTGGCGGTGGAACGGCGGCCAAGATTGGTAAACCAGGCGGCGGCGGCGCGTGGGGAGAGCGTGGGAGACTCTTGACAGCAAAAGATTTTCCTTCTGTTGGCTCTAAACGAGCTGCTGACTCTGCTTCTCACGCTGGTGCATCTCCTCCTCGCTCAAG TCAAGTTGTGGGATGGCCACCTATTGGATCTCACAGGATGAACAGTTTAGCTGCAAAGTCGGCTagggaagaagaggaagctgGTAAGAAGAAAGTAGATGATGATGAGCCTAAAGACGTGGCCAAGAAAGTGCAAGTCGGGTTTATTAAGGTGAACATGGATGGAGTTGCTATAGGAAGGAAAGTGGACTTGAATGCTCATTCCTCTTACGAGAATCTGGCGCAGACACTGGAAGATATGTTCTTTCGCTCTAAACCGGGTACTATCGGGTTAACGGGCCAGTTCACCAAACCGTTGAGGCTTTTAGATGGATCTTCTGAGTTTGTACTTACTTATGAAGACAAGGAAGGAGACTGGATGCTTGTTGGTGATGTCCCATGGAG aatgtttACCACCTCGGTGAAAAGGCTTAGGGTGATGAAAACCTCTGAAGCTAATGGACTTG CTGCAAGGCATCAAGAACCGAACGAGAGACAAAGAAAGCAACCGGTTTAG